The segment aactcgcctgggttgctttttgaattcgttgtacttgccagtgttagttgtatgagtttgattaaaatcctcagcaatcgtttcggaatacctagcttatgtgtccagtatttagaaaaaatatttaacataacacttatatatcaaaggtaaaaggtctgaggagttgtatgtgaggcggaatgaggaaaaaaaattatttctaagtagatgcagggtctgattagctacgtggttagatttatcctgcagccgaaactgtcaacatccttgactgactaatcggatgtgcccagcgaaccgttttagtcatttgtaaagatttatcatctttacatttcgattccgtaatggatttgtcagttaaacgatctaacaacacgtatggtggtccatgatctagataagccggctttagcctatcaatacttactgtgtcgatgtttccatgtttttctatcacgaaatatttagattttcttgagacgactttgaaaggaccttcaaacggaagactgagtggtgcttttattttgtcacatcttatccagacgtgcgtgcaattgcttgggtctttaggtatatatacggcgcgcgattgttcacgagtattaatcggcttatgtttagacatgtggtcccgtagttgatctacataattttctaaattaagtttttgactgttagtattagggttaaaaaattcacctggtagtctcagagttgttccgaaaaccagttccgcagctgaacactgtgcgtcagttttgacagatgttcgtattcccaacataactaacggtaggaattctgtccactgattggggtttgagtgagatataagggcggtttttagctgacggtgaaaacgttctaccatcccattagcctgaggatgatatgcagtgcagcgtatcctattggagcctagaagtttagccaagttattaaatagttcggattcgaattgcgctcctctatccgtcgttattgttatgggtgtaccaaaaatggttacccagttctgcatgagaactttggctactgtttccgctgtgatgtccgctatcgggatggctatagggaatctggtaaatcgatctatgcatgtaaaaagataattaaaaccgtttgaacgtggtaaaggacctaccaagtcgatatgcacatgggcaaaacgtgcatctggttgcgagaaaacacctatgggtgaatttgtgtgacgatttatctttgattgttgacatgctgaacactctctaacccatttgtatacatccttctgtaaattcggccatatatatctggcattgattagttttgttgaagcttttgcgccaggatgagacaaagaatgaaagttattatatatcaactttcgcatacttttgggaacgaaaggtcgcggcattgccttggtcgtgtcacagtagattagaataccatcgacaggtgatgggaactgttttaaattaggacttgaattgtttgttttaagcaggttttgtaattctagatcctgctcttgttcgtttctcaacgtctcgaagtttactgtagactgctgtagcacgtttatttctagcctagataaagcatctgccgcctgattgtcctgacctttgacatgtcggatatcgcttgtgaactgtgatatatagtcaaggtgtcggacttctcgaggtgagtatttatcagctctcgcttttagtgcattcgttagtggtttgtgatccgtaaagactataaattccctgccttctaacatgtgtcggaagtgtttaatggttaggtagattgcaagaagttctcgcccgaaggtagaataccttgtctctgctggagcgagtctttttgagaagaaagcaattggtttccaggcgtttttaaccagttggttaagggtaccgcctactgctttatctgaagcatccaccatcaaagcaagtggggaaagagaattcggatacatcaacgtagttgcttgagctaatttatctttaagctgtttaatagcttcgacagcgtcaaaagacagtttgaattcttttggttttccttttagtgaatctgtcaagggttgcattaattgtgcacaacctggtatgaatctgcgataaaagttaattagacctagaaaacttctcagttgtgttagagaactaggtatggggtattgtttaatggtgtcttcttttttgatcggtttaatcccttctgggcttattgtgtgaccgagaaattctaaagtttgaacaccgaaaacacacttactttgatgtatgtttattccatgttcatccagtctttttaacactgtttttacatgctgttcgtgtgattgcaaatcggggctggcaattaacaagtcgtctatatacccctgcgcaaatggcatatctcgaagtagattgtctatgaatctttgaaatgtctgtgccgcatttctcaggccgaatggcatgcgtacaaactcgaataggccaaagggtgttgtaatagctgtcttggggatatcttcatcatccactgggatattgtgatatgccctgactaagtcaattttagtgaatatgttcataccctgtaaaccgtttgtgaaatcttggatatgcggtattgggtacctatctggtacggtttgacggttgagggctctgtaatccccgcacggtcgccagtcaccttcattcttctttgggaccatatgcaaaggggatgcccattgactatcagagggacggataatacccagttgtagcatataatcaaactcggccctagcgattttgagcttatctggtgctagtctcctgggttttgcaaaaaccggtgcaccttcggttttgatagtgtgacttacttttagtttgtctttagaaggctgtgggtttggtttagttaagtttggaaattccgcgagtatatcttggaatttcgctgttgttactggaggagtttgaatcaagttaagagagctgatgtgactttctttgccttttgtgtaatacgaagtttcttttagtgttaatcgccgtttcttggtgtcaactagaaattcgtatctctctagaaagtccatccccagtattgccagatctaagtcggctaccgtgaaaacccaagggaattgcctcctgaaccccaaatctagggtcaagtttttctgcccaaacgtcgcaattttagttttatttgcagcttgaagtgtaattgatgatgtttctcgactaatctcagttttattttaagggatgatgctaagagcagcgccagtatccaccaagaaattcaagccagagtttctgtctctaacataaaacaagcgaatgtttaggcgcccctcctcagtcgtcgcgacctggggaggggttactcgtttcccgctatctttagaattatgcttaggccaggcgcatggttgcatgcacttggttgagttgacaccaaacttccagtggtaccaacaaaactgcccaggttgtctggacatttgtgacctgttttgtgacttggatcgtggtcgttgtggtgacctgctcctgtttctatgacccatttgcattctggttacggcctcagtgagactcttaacactcgcaatgagtccttctatgacggggtcttttgctgattctactttttgtgtgtgatttattgtgcctggtccagttggaggacctctctccattattctatcggctatacgcgctaaatgagataatgaggtttcaggatcttgtgcattcAAACAGTGTTGggcgtagcatgggagagcttgtatccatccttgtttaaGAACTGCTTCACtcactgtgttatcacccattaacacttggaggtgacgcaaaaactgtgacggcgaccgatcatcTAGtatttcaccttgaaaaagtctttggattctttgactatctgataatgataaacggtttattatctctcgtcttaagatggtgtatggttgtggtgatggtggatctaaaatcaagtcacggacttctttggcgactgaaggaggaaggatagaacacaagtctctatagcgaatcccttcagatttaatattgtgtctcgtgaaataatgctctagttgagcaaaccacaactcaggatcactacgatcaaattctggaagtcgggatttcgtagtcataacagtgtctatctccactggtgacaaatcctccagattatgggtttctattgagtctgacatgaggtatgtgacaaatatatcaatgaagttagcacgaaaaatggttactataacacggataacttaagataatacggaataaactagttatatactcaacttagtttacggataatcaggtctacttttacgattaagtgaaaaaaaaattaataaccgaaatgaggttaaatttgtgttcaaaaagggctcaccactttcgtgccttaaggtaaccctcgtgctattgatagaagaaaccagagaagtagtgaataggtctttatttcgatcttcacGCAGTcgcagtggagcgtgggattctCTGTTCAGataaacaaaggctctcaacattcaatataagataatagggaatataacgcttacaaaaagtaaggaagtgaatgaatacttgaacaatactgttttagcatatgcttggttgtttggggtcaactcttaaccaaccaacctgagctgttacaagtTCATTATAACCAGTGTGGTAAACATCCAATGTCATCGACTAACAGAACTAGTTATTTTGAAGATTTATTTGCCGCCACATCTTcatgactttgtatacagtgttagTTCATCCTAAACTCAAGTATTGGATACAAGCTGCTAAACCCTGCCTATAAAGAGACAGTGAGCTGTTAGGAAGGGCTCGAAGAACCGGATTTAGGCTGATTCT is part of the Schistosoma mansoni strain Puerto Rico chromosome 1, complete genome genome and harbors:
- a CDS encoding gag-pol protein, translating into MSDSIETHNLEDLSPVEIDTVMTTKSRLPEFDRSDPELWFAQLEHYFTRHNIKSEGIRYRDLCSILPPSVAKEVRDLILDPPSPQPYTILRREIINRLSLSDSQRIQRLFQGEILDDRSPSQFLRHLQVLMGDNTVSEAVLKQGWIQALPCYAQHCLNAQDPETSLSHLARIADRIMERGPPTGPGTINHTQKVESAKDPVIEGLIASVKSLTEAVTRMQMGHRNRSRSPQRPRSKSQNRSQMSRQPGQFCWYHWKFGVNSTKCMQPCAWPKHNSKDSGKRVTPPQVATTEEGRLNIRLFYVRDRNSGLNFLVDTGAALSIIP